One Microcebus murinus isolate Inina chromosome 7, M.murinus_Inina_mat1.0, whole genome shotgun sequence genomic region harbors:
- the UTP23 gene encoding rRNA-processing protein UTP23 homolog, translating into MKITRQKHAKKHLGFFRNNFGVREPYQILLDGTFCQAALRGRIQLREQLPRYLMGETQLCTTRCVLKELETLGKDLYGAKLIAQKCQVRNCPHFKNPVNGSECLLSMVEEGNPHHYFVATQDQNLSVKVKKQPGVPLMFIIQNTIVLDKPSPKTIAFVKAVESGPLVSVHEKQSIKQLKEEQGLLKNSEQRRRKKHKKISGPNPLSCLKKKKKAQDTKSTASEKKRKRKRIRNRSTSKVLSEKQNAE; encoded by the exons ATGAAGATCACGAGGCAGAAACACGCCAAGAAACATCTTGGCTTTTTCCGCAACAATTTCGGAGTTCGCGAGCCGTACCAGATCCTGCTGGACGGCACCTTCTGCCAGGCAGCGCTGCGAGGCCGCATCCAGCTGCGGGAGCAGTTGCCCCGCTACCTTATGGGGGAGACGCAGCTGTGCACCACCAG atgtgtGTTAAAAGAGTTAGAAACATTGGGGAAAGACTTATATGGGGCAAAACTGATTGCACAAAAATGCCAGGTTCGAAATTGTCCCCATTTCAAGAATCCAGTGAATGGATCAGAATGTCTGCTTTCCATGGTTGAAGAAGGCAATCCTCATCATTATTTTGTGGCAACACAG gatCAGAATTTGTCTGTGAAAGTAAAGAAGCAGCCTGGAGTTCCTCTCATGTTTATTATTCAGAACACTATAGTCTTGGACAAACCTTCTCCCAAAACAATTGCCTTTGTTAAAGCAGTGGAGTCAGGTCCCCTTGTCTCAGTGCATGAGAAACAAAGTATCAAGCAGCTCAAAGAGGAACAGGGTTTACTGAAAAACTCTgaacagagaagaaggaaaaagcacaAGAAGATCAGTGGCCCCAATCCTCTTAGCtgtttgaagaaaaagaaaaaggcacaggacacaaaatcaactgcttctgaaaagaaaagaaaaagaaaaagaatccggAATAGATCTACCTCAAAAGTACTTTCTGAGAAGCAGAATGCAGAATGA